One genomic window of Streptomonospora nanhaiensis includes the following:
- the ssd gene encoding septum site-determining protein Ssd yields the protein MDTTAPARPLFVTDHAELLDDLLRLAAAAGVEATVAHHPAHAAAEWARAPAVVVGADLLQAACDLGLRPRPHVVVAVLGGADTAVWEAALRLGAESVLRLPDDESRLSGVLADSAHARPGRGRVVSVVGGRGGAGASVLAVALALAGRRADLDSALVDTDPLGCGLDLLLGAEHADGARWGDLVGREGRLNWTALRAALPRVHGITLVTWERGPADPVPSAAVRAVVSCAARGADLVVADLPRGLGPAAEDVLRRTTLALLVVTADLPGVIAANRLLPRLRATAANARVVIGSGAADLSASDVTDALSLPLAGRVPPDRELARTLRLGLPPAQHRSSPLAAFADRVVADLLRTTPAAASAPGPFATEAP from the coding sequence ATGGACACCACCGCCCCCGCGCGTCCGCTGTTCGTCACCGACCACGCCGAACTCCTCGACGACCTCCTGCGGCTGGCCGCCGCCGCGGGTGTCGAGGCCACCGTCGCCCATCATCCCGCGCACGCCGCCGCAGAGTGGGCGCGGGCTCCGGCCGTGGTGGTCGGCGCCGACCTTCTCCAGGCCGCCTGCGACCTCGGGTTGCGCCCGCGCCCGCACGTGGTGGTCGCCGTGCTCGGCGGTGCCGACACCGCCGTGTGGGAGGCCGCGCTGCGGCTGGGCGCCGAGTCCGTGCTGCGTCTGCCCGACGACGAGTCCCGTCTTTCGGGGGTGCTCGCCGACTCCGCGCACGCCAGGCCCGGGCGCGGCCGCGTCGTCTCCGTGGTCGGCGGGCGCGGCGGAGCCGGCGCGAGCGTGCTCGCTGTGGCGCTGGCCCTGGCCGGACGGCGGGCCGACCTCGACTCCGCACTGGTCGACACCGATCCCCTCGGCTGCGGTCTCGATCTCCTCCTGGGCGCCGAACACGCCGACGGCGCCCGCTGGGGCGACCTCGTCGGGCGGGAGGGCCGGCTGAACTGGACGGCCCTGCGCGCCGCGCTGCCCCGCGTCCACGGGATCACGCTCGTCACGTGGGAGCGCGGGCCCGCCGATCCGGTGCCGTCGGCCGCCGTGCGGGCCGTGGTCTCCTGCGCCGCCCGAGGCGCCGACCTCGTGGTCGCCGACCTCCCGCGCGGCCTCGGTCCCGCAGCCGAGGACGTCCTGCGCCGCACCACCCTCGCGCTGCTCGTCGTCACCGCCGACCTGCCCGGCGTCATCGCCGCCAACCGCCTTCTGCCGCGCCTGCGCGCGACCGCCGCCAATGCCCGGGTCGTCATCGGCAGCGGCGCCGCCGACCTCTCCGCCTCCGACGTCACCGATGCGCTCAGCCTGCCGCTCGCCGGGCGCGTACCGCCCGACCGCGAACTCGCCCGCACCCTCCGCCTCGGCCTTCCCCCCGCCCAGCACCGCTCCTCACCCCTGGCCGCCTTCGCCGACCGCGTCGTCGCCGACCTCCTGCGCACCACCCCGGCAGCGGCATCGGCCCCCGGACCCTTCGCCACGGAGGCACCATGA
- a CDS encoding DUF4244 domain-containing protein: MSTAEYAVGTVTACAFAAVLFAVLNSAEVRDTLLGIVTDALRSGG; encoded by the coding sequence ATGTCCACAGCGGAGTACGCGGTGGGCACGGTCACGGCGTGCGCGTTCGCGGCTGTGCTGTTCGCCGTCCTGAACAGCGCCGAGGTCCGCGACACCCTGCTGGGGATCGTCACCGATGCGCTGCGGTCCGGGGGCTGA
- a CDS encoding TadA family conjugal transfer-associated ATPase has protein sequence MAEAAAPPPDLVAAVRTRLARDGRDPTPAQVAAAVRAEGRTLGDAEVLSVVRLLRADIAGAGPLDPLLSDPGITDILVNGPAEVWIDDGAGLRPAPGIRFPDHDSVRRLAQRLAAQAGRRLDTAAPWVDARLPGGARLHAVLPPIAPEGACLSLRLPRRTAFSLRELVASGTAPESGARLLRAVVTARAALLVSGGTGTGKTTLLSSLLSLASPDERLVLVEDSAELRPEHPHVVRLQARPPNIEGTGEVSIRDLVRQALRMRPDRLVVGEVRGPEVVDLLAALNTGHEGGGGTLHANAAADVPARIEALACAAGLTREAVHSQLAATRALVVHLVRTPEGARRVAEVRVLTRDTAGLVHALPAVGFGPFGELREHEALPALTARIGAHWLSPDHPPL, from the coding sequence GTGGCGGAGGCGGCGGCACCGCCGCCCGACCTGGTGGCGGCCGTGCGCACCCGCCTGGCGCGCGACGGCCGCGACCCCACCCCGGCGCAGGTGGCGGCGGCCGTGCGCGCCGAGGGCCGCACCCTCGGCGACGCCGAGGTGCTGTCGGTCGTCCGTCTGCTGCGCGCCGACATCGCCGGAGCCGGTCCGCTCGATCCGCTGCTGAGCGATCCCGGAATCACCGACATCCTCGTCAACGGCCCCGCCGAGGTGTGGATCGATGACGGCGCCGGGCTGCGTCCCGCTCCCGGCATCCGATTCCCCGACCACGACTCCGTGCGCCGCCTGGCCCAGCGGCTGGCCGCCCAGGCGGGCCGCCGGCTCGACACGGCGGCTCCCTGGGTCGACGCGCGGCTGCCCGGCGGAGCGCGGCTGCACGCCGTGCTTCCGCCGATCGCGCCCGAGGGCGCGTGCCTCTCCCTCCGCCTGCCGCGCCGGACCGCGTTCAGCCTCCGCGAACTCGTGGCCTCCGGCACCGCGCCCGAGTCCGGCGCGCGGCTGCTGCGCGCGGTCGTCACCGCCCGCGCCGCCCTCCTGGTCTCCGGGGGCACCGGCACCGGCAAGACCACGCTCCTGTCGAGCCTGCTGTCGCTTGCCTCGCCCGACGAACGCCTGGTGCTGGTCGAGGACTCCGCCGAACTCCGCCCCGAGCATCCGCACGTGGTCCGCCTCCAGGCGCGCCCGCCCAACATCGAGGGCACGGGCGAGGTAAGCATCCGCGACCTCGTCCGCCAGGCCCTGCGCATGCGCCCCGACCGCCTCGTGGTCGGCGAGGTCCGCGGGCCCGAGGTCGTCGATCTGCTGGCGGCCCTGAACACCGGCCATGAGGGCGGCGGCGGCACCCTGCACGCCAACGCCGCCGCCGACGTGCCCGCCCGCATCGAGGCCCTGGCCTGCGCCGCCGGGCTCACCCGCGAGGCCGTCCACAGCCAACTCGCGGCCACCCGCGCGCTCGTCGTGCACCTGGTCCGGACCCCCGAGGGTGCCCGCCGCGTCGCCGAGGTCCGCGTCCTGACCCGCGACACCGCCGGACTCGTGCACGCGCTCCCGGCCGTCGGGTTCGGCCCGTTCGGCGAACTCCGCGAACACGAGGCCCTGCCCGCCCTCACCGCCCGGATCGGCGCGCACTGGCTGTCGCCGGACCACCCTCCCCTCTGA
- a CDS encoding Rv3654c family TadE-like protein, whose amino-acid sequence MPPATISPPRTPHPLSAAARPADPERGSGTVWVLTLCALVWSTALTVVLVAGVRADHHRAASAADLAALAGAEHAALGREPACAAARAAAEANGAALTGCDLAADLSLRVTVRVPARSVRGTVTAQSRAGPHGSPAVFGHR is encoded by the coding sequence GTGCCCCCGGCCACCATTTCGCCGCCCCGGACACCGCACCCCCTCAGCGCTGCCGCCCGCCCCGCCGATCCCGAACGGGGGTCCGGCACCGTCTGGGTGCTGACCCTGTGCGCCCTGGTGTGGTCCACAGCGCTGACGGTCGTCCTTGTGGCGGGGGTGCGGGCCGACCACCACCGCGCCGCCTCGGCGGCCGACCTCGCGGCGCTCGCCGGGGCCGAGCACGCCGCCCTGGGCCGCGAACCCGCCTGCGCGGCGGCGCGCGCGGCCGCCGAGGCCAACGGCGCCGCCCTCACGGGCTGCGACCTCGCCGCCGACCTCAGTCTGCGGGTGACCGTGCGGGTCCCCGCCCGGTCGGTGCGCGGCACGGTCACCGCCCAGTCCCGCGCGGGCCCGCACGGCTCACCGGCGGTCTTCGGCCACCGGTGA
- a CDS encoding GNAT family N-acetyltransferase, with amino-acid sequence MTMRNWPSADLVLRTPRLELRLPGLAELDALGDLAAEGVHDPAEMPFAVPWTDAPPAERARAVAQYHWKTLGELRTEDWRLPFAVFADGVPVGIQEIAARDFAVARTVHTGSWLGLRHQGRGIGTEMRRAVLHLAFEELGAEAAITSVLGGNTRSMGVSRRLGYRDNGITWISLRGRRRADHRMLLERADWRVDPAHPVRVTGLERCRSLLGCETPDRP; translated from the coding sequence ATGACGATGCGGAACTGGCCCTCGGCCGACCTCGTACTGCGCACCCCCCGCCTGGAGCTGCGGCTGCCCGGCCTCGCCGAACTCGACGCGCTGGGCGACCTCGCCGCCGAGGGGGTGCACGACCCCGCCGAGATGCCCTTCGCCGTCCCCTGGACCGACGCGCCGCCGGCCGAGCGGGCGCGCGCGGTGGCGCAGTACCACTGGAAGACTTTGGGCGAGCTGCGCACCGAGGACTGGCGGCTGCCGTTCGCCGTCTTCGCCGACGGCGTCCCCGTCGGCATCCAGGAGATCGCCGCCCGCGACTTCGCGGTGGCGCGCACGGTCCACACGGGCTCCTGGCTGGGCCTGCGCCACCAGGGCCGGGGCATCGGCACCGAGATGCGGCGGGCCGTGCTGCACCTGGCGTTCGAGGAGCTGGGCGCCGAAGCCGCCATCACCTCGGTGCTGGGCGGCAACACCCGCTCGATGGGCGTCTCGCGCCGGCTCGGCTACCGCGACAACGGGATCACCTGGATCTCCCTGCGCGGCCGGCGGCGCGCCGACCACCGGATGCTGCTGGAGCGCGCCGACTGGCGTGTCGACCCCGCGCACCCGGTGCGGGTGACCGGCCTGGAGCGCTGCCGTTCCCTCCTGGGCTGTGAAACGCCGGACCGGCCCTGA
- the acs gene encoding acetate--CoA ligase: MAETPHGQGQETLSNLLQESRSFPPPADLAAHANVQADAYEAASADRLRFWEDQARRLRWEQPWSNVLEWNPPFAKWFTGGTINAAVNCLDRHVEAGLGERVAYHWEGEPGDTRTITYAQLKDMVCQASNALLELGVTKGDRVAVYMPMIPETVVAMLACARIGAVHMVVFGGFSVDALGTRLDDSQAKLVITADGGYRRGKPSSLKPAVDAAVRERPAVEHVLVVRRTGQDVEWTEGRDVWWHDVVDRQSTEHAAEAHDSEHPLYIMYTSGTTAKPKGILHTTGGYLTQVSYTHWAVFDLKPDTDVFWTAADIGWVTGHSYIVYGPLSNGATSVMYEGTPDTPHKGRFWEIVQKYGVTIAYMAPTAIRTFMKWGEEHPARFDLSSLRVLGSVGEPINPEAYMWYRTHIGGGRAPVVDTWWQTETGAIMVSPLPGVTAGKPGAAMRPLPGVEVDVVDDQGKSVPNGGGGFIVVREPWPSMLRGIWGDPERYEKTYWSRFEGLYFPGDGAKRDEDGDIWLLGRVDDVMLVSGHNISTTEVESALVSHPKVAEAAVTGATDPVTGQAIVAFVILRGEAGDGGPELVKDLRDHVAAHLGAIAKPRQIMVVPELPKTRSGKIMRRLLRDVAENRELGDVSTLTDAQSIQTLKDAFQQGGKGDD, encoded by the coding sequence GTGGCTGAGACTCCCCATGGGCAGGGTCAGGAGACACTGTCCAACCTTCTTCAGGAGTCCCGGAGCTTCCCGCCCCCCGCGGATCTGGCCGCCCATGCCAACGTGCAGGCCGATGCCTACGAGGCCGCGTCCGCCGACCGCCTGCGCTTCTGGGAGGACCAGGCCCGCCGGCTGCGCTGGGAGCAGCCGTGGAGCAACGTCCTGGAGTGGAACCCGCCCTTCGCCAAGTGGTTCACCGGCGGCACCATCAACGCCGCGGTCAACTGCCTGGACCGCCACGTCGAGGCCGGCCTGGGCGAGCGCGTGGCCTACCACTGGGAGGGCGAGCCCGGCGACACCCGCACCATCACCTACGCCCAGCTCAAGGACATGGTGTGCCAGGCGTCCAACGCCCTGCTGGAACTGGGCGTCACCAAGGGCGACCGCGTGGCCGTCTACATGCCGATGATCCCCGAGACCGTGGTGGCCATGCTGGCCTGCGCCCGCATCGGCGCCGTCCACATGGTGGTCTTCGGCGGGTTCTCCGTCGACGCGCTGGGCACCCGCCTGGACGACAGCCAGGCCAAGCTCGTCATCACCGCCGACGGCGGGTACCGCCGCGGCAAGCCCAGCTCGCTCAAGCCCGCCGTCGACGCCGCCGTGCGCGAGCGCCCCGCCGTGGAGCACGTGCTCGTGGTGCGCCGCACCGGCCAGGACGTCGAGTGGACCGAGGGCCGCGACGTCTGGTGGCACGACGTGGTCGACCGGCAGAGCACCGAGCACGCCGCCGAGGCCCACGACTCCGAGCACCCGCTGTACATCATGTACACCAGCGGCACCACCGCCAAGCCCAAGGGCATCCTGCACACCACCGGCGGCTACCTCACCCAGGTCTCCTACACCCACTGGGCGGTGTTCGACCTCAAGCCCGACACCGACGTCTTCTGGACCGCCGCCGACATCGGCTGGGTCACCGGCCACTCCTACATCGTCTACGGCCCGCTCTCCAACGGCGCCACCTCGGTGATGTACGAGGGCACCCCCGACACCCCCCACAAGGGCCGCTTCTGGGAGATCGTGCAGAAGTACGGCGTCACCATCGCCTACATGGCGCCCACCGCCATCCGCACCTTCATGAAGTGGGGCGAGGAGCACCCCGCCCGGTTCGACCTCTCCAGCCTGCGGGTGCTCGGCTCGGTCGGCGAGCCCATCAACCCCGAGGCCTACATGTGGTACCGCACCCACATCGGCGGCGGCCGAGCCCCCGTCGTCGACACCTGGTGGCAGACCGAGACCGGCGCCATCATGGTCAGCCCCCTGCCCGGCGTCACCGCCGGCAAGCCGGGCGCCGCCATGCGGCCGCTGCCCGGTGTCGAGGTCGACGTGGTCGACGACCAGGGCAAGTCCGTCCCCAACGGCGGCGGCGGGTTCATCGTGGTCCGCGAGCCCTGGCCGTCGATGCTGCGCGGCATCTGGGGCGACCCCGAGCGCTACGAGAAGACCTACTGGTCGCGCTTCGAGGGCCTGTACTTCCCCGGCGACGGCGCCAAGCGCGACGAGGACGGCGACATCTGGCTGCTGGGCCGGGTCGACGACGTCATGCTCGTCTCCGGCCACAACATCTCCACCACCGAGGTGGAGTCCGCGCTGGTGTCCCACCCCAAGGTCGCCGAGGCCGCGGTCACCGGCGCCACCGATCCCGTCACCGGCCAGGCCATCGTCGCCTTCGTCATCCTGCGCGGCGAGGCCGGCGACGGCGGCCCCGAGCTGGTCAAGGACCTGCGCGACCACGTCGCCGCGCACCTGGGCGCCATCGCCAAGCCGCGCCAGATCATGGTCGTGCCCGAGCTGCCCAAGACCCGCTCGGGCAAGATCATGCGCCGGCTGCTGCGCGACGTCGCCGAGAACCGCGAACTGGGCGACGTCTCCACGCTCACCGACGCGCAGTCCATCCAGACGCTCAAGGACGCCTTCCAGCAGGGCGGAAAGGGCGACGACTAG
- a CDS encoding TadE family type IV pilus minor pilin — MRCGPGADRGSATAEIAVALPSLVLVLGLAVATVHAAGAYIACVDAARVGARALARGDPAEAAHALAAESAPESADISLTADSGFARVRVAARVPLGPWDDLAVPVIARAATPLEGEPGAAPPAAALPHD, encoded by the coding sequence ATGCGCTGCGGTCCGGGGGCTGACCGGGGCTCCGCCACGGCCGAGATCGCGGTCGCGCTGCCGAGCCTGGTGCTGGTGCTGGGCCTTGCCGTCGCGACCGTCCACGCCGCCGGAGCCTACATCGCCTGCGTCGACGCCGCCCGCGTCGGCGCGCGGGCCCTCGCACGCGGCGATCCCGCCGAGGCCGCGCACGCCCTGGCGGCCGAATCCGCGCCCGAATCCGCCGACATCTCCCTCACCGCCGACTCCGGGTTCGCCCGCGTCCGCGTCGCGGCGCGCGTGCCGCTCGGACCGTGGGACGACCTCGCGGTCCCGGTTATCGCGCGCGCCGCCACACCGTTGGAGGGCGAACCGGGTGCCGCACCGCCGGCCGCCGCGCTCCCCCACGACTGA
- a CDS encoding ABC transporter permease — MTGLPYAAPPVRVAPRVPPRPGLWTTYATLLRWTVFQIGMALPMVVVVQVLLAAGIIVGFGFLIPGADTAAAGFLATGAPTVLLMVVGLVLVPQGVAQSRAGGTFTYLRALPVPRPLLLLADLTVWLVVALPGIPVALAVAWLRYGLRYSFDWPLLVGAAVLAAVMAAVVGYAIAVLMPPLPAQLTSQVLVFFVMLFSPVTFPASRLPAWFAAVHDVLPFRPAADLLRAGMLADDYGAAWPDLAVLLAWCAVGCAVSVRALVRRG, encoded by the coding sequence ATGACTGGTTTGCCCTACGCCGCCCCGCCGGTCCGGGTAGCGCCCCGCGTTCCGCCCCGCCCGGGACTGTGGACGACCTACGCCACGCTGCTGCGCTGGACCGTGTTCCAGATCGGCATGGCCCTGCCGATGGTCGTCGTGGTCCAGGTGCTGCTCGCCGCCGGGATCATCGTCGGGTTCGGGTTCCTCATCCCCGGCGCCGACACCGCCGCCGCCGGGTTCCTGGCCACCGGCGCGCCCACGGTGCTGCTGATGGTCGTCGGCCTCGTCCTGGTCCCCCAGGGGGTGGCGCAGTCGCGCGCCGGCGGCACGTTCACCTACCTGCGCGCCCTGCCGGTGCCGCGCCCGCTCCTCCTGCTCGCCGACCTGACGGTGTGGCTGGTCGTCGCCCTGCCGGGCATCCCCGTCGCGCTGGCCGTGGCGTGGCTGCGGTACGGCCTGCGCTACAGCTTCGACTGGCCGCTGCTGGTGGGCGCGGCCGTCCTGGCCGCGGTGATGGCGGCGGTGGTCGGCTACGCGATCGCGGTGCTCATGCCCCCGCTGCCGGCGCAGCTCACGTCCCAGGTCCTGGTGTTCTTCGTGATGCTCTTCTCGCCGGTCACCTTCCCGGCGAGCCGGCTGCCCGCGTGGTTCGCGGCCGTGCACGACGTGCTGCCGTTCCGGCCCGCCGCCGACCTGCTGCGCGCGGGCATGCTCGCCGACGACTACGGCGCGGCCTGGCCGGACCTCGCCGTGCTGCTGGCCTGGTGCGCGGTCGGCTGCGCCGTCAGCGTCCGCGCCCTGGTCCGCCGGGGCTGA
- a CDS encoding oxidoreductase, with the protein MNTAPADPLQRVAGLPGVGEAVEETRTLVDRLLGHRVLRRRSADVSMESALRGARASAVLDGADAGLEEVRAGRAEDPRVKGALRVSGELGQLAETWTKAPRQVLARLHALAAADGAPADALGRPRADGEPAADPLGLGPAPRAAEVAARIDALGAVLAAPASVPALVVGAVVHGELVSLRPFGWGDGVVARAAERLTLIARGLDPKSLVPSELGHLELREEYAAALRAYGTATPEGVARWVAHCCAAVAAGARDSLATCEALKRG; encoded by the coding sequence GTGAACACCGCACCAGCCGATCCGCTGCAGCGCGTCGCCGGGCTTCCCGGTGTCGGCGAGGCCGTGGAGGAGACCCGTACCCTTGTCGACCGGCTTCTGGGCCACCGCGTGCTGCGGCGGCGCAGTGCCGACGTCTCCATGGAGTCGGCGCTGCGCGGCGCCCGCGCCTCGGCGGTACTCGACGGCGCCGACGCCGGCCTTGAGGAGGTCCGCGCCGGGCGCGCCGAGGACCCTCGAGTGAAGGGCGCGCTGCGCGTGTCCGGGGAGCTGGGCCAGCTCGCCGAGACCTGGACCAAGGCGCCGCGGCAGGTGCTGGCCCGGCTGCACGCGCTGGCCGCCGCCGACGGCGCGCCCGCCGACGCGCTGGGGCGCCCCCGCGCCGACGGCGAACCCGCGGCCGACCCGCTGGGGCTGGGGCCGGCGCCCCGGGCCGCGGAGGTGGCGGCGCGGATCGACGCGCTGGGCGCGGTGCTGGCCGCGCCGGCGTCGGTGCCGGCGCTGGTGGTGGGCGCGGTGGTGCACGGCGAACTGGTGTCGCTGCGCCCGTTCGGGTGGGGCGACGGGGTTGTGGCGCGGGCCGCCGAGCGGCTGACGCTGATCGCGCGCGGACTGGACCCGAAGTCGCTGGTGCCCTCGGAACTGGGGCACCTGGAGCTGCGGGAGGAGTACGCGGCGGCCCTGCGGGCCTACGGGACCGCGACCCCGGAGGGGGTGGCGCGGTGGGTGGCGCACTGCTGCGCGGCGGTGGCGGCGGGGGCCCGCGACTCGCTGGCGACGTGCGAGGCGCTGAAGCGCGGCTGA
- a CDS encoding type II secretion system F family protein — protein sequence MTWPELAVVVLGTAAATLLTGSARPWARRRVRALLPPRTPPRRRRGGARLRRAVLLWGVPAVPALTLLVVVGPLSAVVAGLPIGAALRWRLARGDGAAGGAARSVAGLPIAVDLLVAGLRAGGTMADVLAAVADAVGDGPAGRAFGQVAEQVRLGAEPGAAWGGTAHPPEFATVGRALARAARTGAPVADILERQAAEIRAALRSRAQASTQRLGVLAVIPLGLCFLPAFVLIGVVPLAAGLLTGLGT from the coding sequence ATGACCTGGCCGGAGCTCGCCGTGGTCGTCCTGGGCACGGCCGCGGCCACGCTGCTCACCGGCTCGGCGCGGCCCTGGGCGCGGCGGCGCGTGCGCGCGCTGCTGCCGCCACGGACCCCGCCCCGGCGCCGGCGCGGCGGTGCGCGGCTGCGGCGCGCGGTCCTGCTGTGGGGCGTGCCGGCGGTGCCCGCGTTGACGCTGCTCGTCGTGGTGGGTCCGCTGAGCGCCGTGGTGGCGGGGCTGCCGATCGGCGCGGCGCTGCGGTGGCGCCTGGCGCGCGGCGACGGCGCGGCCGGCGGCGCCGCACGCTCGGTGGCGGGGCTGCCGATCGCCGTCGACCTGCTGGTGGCCGGGCTGCGGGCGGGCGGCACCATGGCCGACGTGCTCGCGGCCGTGGCCGACGCGGTCGGCGATGGCCCGGCGGGGCGGGCGTTCGGCCAGGTGGCCGAGCAGGTGCGCCTGGGCGCCGAGCCGGGAGCCGCCTGGGGCGGCACCGCGCACCCACCGGAGTTCGCGACGGTGGGCCGGGCGCTCGCCCGCGCCGCCCGCACCGGCGCGCCGGTGGCCGACATCCTGGAGCGCCAGGCCGCCGAGATCCGCGCCGCCCTCCGCAGCCGCGCCCAGGCGAGCACCCAGCGGCTCGGCGTGCTGGCGGTGATCCCGCTGGGGCTGTGCTTCCTGCCCGCGTTCGTGCTGATCGGCGTGGTTCCCCTGGCCGCCGGTCTGCTGACCGGCCTGGGTACTTAA
- a CDS encoding type II secretion system F family protein — translation MTESLRELLHAMGGAGGWLLGAGALLGVLVALVPGVGAVRVRGLMAEPIRRPPPGATGRSGLAAVAARLRGAVDDRLGRVAAVRRRAVVELCRVLAAELRAGRDPNAAVDSAVTELEPGVRADFAPLGAAARTGQDLAAPLRGLAALRGAGGLAYLAACWRVAAATGAGLADVVDRLADALADEDARRRELNAQLAGPRATAAMLSALPVLGLAMAGALGGAPLAFLFTTPAGLVCLAAGLLLDTAGLLWTRRMVRGVLAATYGTE, via the coding sequence ATGACCGAGAGCCTGCGGGAACTCCTCCACGCCATGGGCGGGGCGGGCGGCTGGCTCCTGGGCGCCGGTGCGCTGCTGGGTGTGCTGGTGGCGCTGGTGCCGGGCGTGGGCGCGGTCCGGGTCCGAGGGCTGATGGCGGAGCCGATACGGCGCCCGCCGCCGGGGGCGACCGGCCGATCCGGCCTGGCCGCGGTCGCAGCGCGGCTGCGCGGCGCGGTCGACGACCGGCTCGGCCGCGTCGCCGCCGTGCGGCGGCGGGCGGTGGTGGAGCTGTGCCGGGTGCTCGCGGCCGAGTTGCGTGCCGGACGGGACCCCAACGCCGCTGTGGACTCCGCCGTCACCGAACTCGAACCCGGCGTGCGCGCCGACTTCGCGCCGTTGGGCGCCGCCGCGCGCACCGGGCAGGACCTCGCCGCACCGCTGCGCGGCCTCGCCGCCCTGCGCGGCGCGGGCGGGCTGGCCTACCTCGCCGCCTGCTGGCGGGTGGCCGCCGCGACCGGCGCCGGACTGGCGGACGTGGTCGACCGCCTGGCCGACGCCCTCGCCGACGAGGACGCCCGCCGCCGCGAACTGAACGCCCAGCTCGCCGGGCCGCGCGCCACCGCCGCCATGCTCAGCGCGCTGCCCGTCCTGGGTCTGGCCATGGCGGGTGCGCTGGGCGGGGCGCCGCTCGCCTTCCTGTTCACCACCCCCGCCGGGCTGGTCTGCCTGGCCGCCGGCCTCCTGCTCGACACCGCCGGCCTGCTGTGGACCCGGCGCATGGTGCGGGGAGTCCTGGCCGCCACCTACGGAACGGAGTGA